A portion of the Streptomyces sp. NBC_00376 genome contains these proteins:
- a CDS encoding LUD domain-containing protein, whose product MNDFQAVADRVEIEALRGEFTDAAMMRDRPRLASLFTADGALRMPNIPVELVGREEIRAGGERLQSQWDFFVQTTHPGTILLDGDTATGRAYIQELARTLDGRQGLNYAVYHDRYRRTAEGWKFAERVYEVRYLDTSPLAGAAPHPVQGSGTDPAESTATPAQAGSFVSPASAERLERVAAALRANGFAAEILDDAAEARARVKDLVPEGAGVLTGASETLRLSGIEEDINAGGQYDAIKPRILAIDRATGADKIRRLVACPDFVINSVAAVTETGSLVLASGSGSQLPANAGGAAHAIWIVGAQKVVPDLSTALCRVEEHALPLEGARAQAVYGMPSAVNRLLILNAEPRPGCGTVLLLREAIGY is encoded by the coding sequence ATGAACGACTTCCAGGCCGTCGCGGACCGCGTCGAGATCGAGGCGCTGCGCGGCGAGTTCACCGACGCGGCGATGATGCGCGACCGCCCTCGCCTGGCATCGCTGTTCACAGCGGATGGTGCCCTGCGCATGCCCAACATCCCCGTCGAGCTGGTCGGCCGCGAGGAGATCCGTGCCGGGGGTGAGCGGTTGCAGAGCCAGTGGGACTTCTTCGTACAGACCACACACCCCGGCACGATCCTGCTCGATGGCGACACCGCGACCGGCCGCGCCTACATCCAAGAACTCGCGCGCACCCTCGACGGACGTCAGGGGCTGAACTACGCCGTCTACCACGACCGTTACCGGCGCACCGCAGAGGGCTGGAAGTTCGCCGAGCGGGTGTACGAGGTCAGGTACCTCGACACCTCACCGCTGGCGGGAGCGGCGCCCCACCCGGTGCAGGGCTCCGGGACCGACCCGGCAGAGTCCACGGCCACCCCGGCTCAGGCCGGATCCTTCGTCTCCCCGGCATCGGCCGAACGACTGGAGCGGGTGGCCGCCGCGCTTCGTGCCAACGGCTTCGCCGCCGAGATCCTCGACGACGCCGCAGAAGCGCGCGCCCGCGTCAAGGACCTGGTCCCCGAGGGAGCCGGCGTGCTCACCGGAGCCAGCGAGACCCTTCGACTGTCCGGAATCGAGGAGGACATCAACGCCGGCGGCCAGTACGACGCCATCAAGCCACGCATCCTGGCCATCGACCGCGCCACCGGCGCTGACAAGATCCGAAGGCTGGTCGCCTGCCCCGACTTCGTCATCAACAGCGTCGCCGCGGTCACCGAGACCGGCTCGCTCGTTCTCGCCTCCGGAAGCGGCAGCCAACTCCCGGCCAACGCGGGCGGAGCCGCCCACGCGATCTGGATCGTCGGCGCGCAGAAGGTGGTGCCCGACCTGAGCACAGCGCTGTGCCGTGTCGAGGAACACGCCCTGCCGTTGGAGGGCGCCCGTGCCCAGGCCGTGTACGGGATGCCCAGCGCCGTCAACCGCCTACTCATCCTCAACGCGGAACCCCGCCCGGGGTGCGGCACCGTGCTGCTTCTCCGGGAAGCCATCGGATACTGA
- a CDS encoding IS5 family transposase (programmed frameshift), which produces MGRGDLTNAEWDRLESFLPRGGGRGGRWSDHRRVINGVLYRVRTGVQWRDLPERFGPWETVYKRHRRWSADGTWKMLLSRIQAAEDAAGRIDWDVSVDSTAVRAHQHAADARKASAAEGPQKGNVRGTNQVDPVLPETGRPAGGGGRIGECLGRSRGGFTTKIHLAAEGRCRPLAFVLTPGHYGDGPQLEAVLEEISVPRSGVGRPRTRPDHVLADKAYTSRRNRRHLRRRGIKHTIPERLDQQKHRQNRGSRGGRPTGFDSERYKKRNTVERAINRLKGFRAVATRYEKRAYIYLGTVTLAALAIWLRT; this is translated from the exons ATGGGTCGTGGGGATCTGACGAATGCGGAGTGGGACCGGCTGGAGTCATTCCTGCCTCGTGGTGGTGGGCGCGGGGGTCGGTGGAGTGACCACCGTCGGGTGATCAACGGGGTTCTCTACCGAGTGCGGACGGGTGTCCAGTGGCGGGACCTGCCGGAGCGGTTTGGGCCGTGGGAGACCGTCTACAAACGGCATCGTCGCTGGTCAGCTGATGGAACCTGGAAGATGCTGCTGTCTCGCATCCAGGCCGCCGAGGATGCCGCGGGCCGGATCGACTGGGATGTGTCCGTGGACTCGACCGCCGTGCGAGCCCACCAGCACGCTGCCGACGCGCGGAAGGCGTCGGCGGCCGAGGGTCCTCAAAAGGGGAACGTTCGGGGGACGAACCAGGTCGATCCGGTGCTGC CGGAAACTGGCCGTCCGGCTGGAGGAGGTGGTCGGATCGGCGAATGCCTGGGACGCTCCCGAGGCGGATTCACCACCAAGATCCACCTCGCCGCCGAGGGACGATGCCGCCCCCTCGCCTTCGTCCTGACACCCGGCCACTACGGCGACGGCCCCCAGCTTGAGGCCGTGCTGGAGGAGATCTCCGTGCCCCGCAGCGGAGTCGGGCGGCCCCGCACCCGACCAGATCACGTCCTGGCGGACAAGGCCTACACGTCCCGAAGAAACCGTCGCCACCTGAGACGACGCGGCATTAAGCACACCATCCCCGAACGCCTCGACCAGCAGAAACACCGGCAGAATCGGGGCTCCCGAGGCGGCCGGCCCACCGGCTTCGACAGCGAGCGCTACAAGAAACGCAACACCGTCGAACGGGCCATCAACCGGCTGAAGGGCTTCCGAGCGGTCGCCACCCGCTACGAGAAACGCGCCTACATCTACCTTGGCACCGTCACCCTCGCGGCCCTCGCGATCTGGCTCCGAACATGA
- a CDS encoding nSTAND1 domain-containing NTPase — protein MDQELPEAETRASSPGGERRLRSERAEDVCPFPGLASFGPGQAQWLFGRDELLARLITRLGGRLHSGGAVAVVGPTGVGKSSLLAAGLLPALAAGAIPRAERMPHFCFTPRNHPMQSLAAFLGSLAGMSPDSLATALAEDPEGQAEVLREVIRARISGGGTEDCLVVLGHVGAGSGMLR, from the coding sequence GTGGACCAGGAGCTGCCCGAAGCCGAGACGCGGGCAAGTTCCCCTGGTGGTGAACGACGGCTCCGCTCAGAGCGGGCCGAGGACGTGTGCCCCTTTCCCGGTCTGGCCTCCTTCGGCCCTGGGCAGGCGCAGTGGTTATTCGGCCGGGACGAACTGCTCGCACGGCTGATCACTCGTCTCGGCGGGCGACTGCACTCCGGCGGCGCGGTGGCGGTCGTCGGCCCGACGGGCGTGGGCAAGTCGTCGTTGCTGGCAGCTGGTCTCCTCCCCGCGCTCGCCGCTGGTGCCATTCCCCGCGCGGAACGCATGCCGCATTTTTGCTTCACCCCCAGGAACCACCCGATGCAGTCCCTGGCTGCCTTCCTGGGATCCCTCGCGGGCATGTCACCTGACAGCCTGGCGACGGCGCTGGCGGAGGACCCGGAGGGGCAGGCGGAAGTTCTCCGAGAGGTGATCCGGGCGCGGATCAGCGGCGGGGGCACTGAAGACTGCCTAGTAGTGCTTGGTCATGTTGGTGCGGGGTCTGGCATGTTGCGGTGA
- a CDS encoding helix-turn-helix domain-containing protein, producing the protein MALDLAGACLAQHIDGYGDLPAETRRQALLARVNAFIDRNLGDPELSPADIAAHHHISLRSLHTLFRQQEETVAASIRRRRLEHCHADLTDPRLRRRPISAIAARWGFLRPPEFSRAFRAKYGVPPRELRQTALGSVPDTEGPR; encoded by the coding sequence ATGGCGCTCGACCTGGCAGGCGCCTGCCTGGCGCAGCACATCGATGGTTACGGCGACCTCCCGGCCGAGACCCGCCGGCAGGCCCTTCTGGCCCGCGTCAATGCCTTCATCGACCGCAACCTCGGTGATCCGGAACTGAGCCCGGCGGACATCGCGGCGCACCATCACATCTCTCTGCGCTCCCTGCACACCCTCTTCCGGCAGCAGGAGGAGACCGTGGCGGCCTCAATACGCCGGCGTCGGCTGGAACACTGCCACGCCGACCTCACCGATCCCCGCCTGCGACGACGCCCGATCAGCGCCATCGCCGCCCGGTGGGGTTTCCTGCGCCCGCCGGAATTCAGCAGGGCGTTCCGCGCGAAATACGGTGTGCCGCCCAGAGAGCTCAGGCAGACGGCACTGGGCAGCGTGCCCGATACGGAAGGGCCGCGCTGA
- the yidD gene encoding membrane protein insertion efficiency factor YidD, with amino-acid sequence MPGWSAQRRRLPPPSSCATSPRPTSGVTWALRQTGLAERVPPGRQGPSGESSTVRRITAKPKKGAGQVAGRRKGSRDSSRKENCGDMCADSCFWNRTCCPDMWLVSLLLVVLPRAAGLPRSVGEDPAAPRPSGRVAGALYEAVRRYRTKASPLLPACCPYTPSCSTYAVKALHQHGALRGGRLVLGRLLRCRPGAAQRRGGRDPVPG; translated from the coding sequence ATGCCGGGCTGGTCAGCTCAGCGCCGACGACTGCCGCCGCCATCGAGCTGCGCCACGTCGCCCCGGCCAACCTCTGGAGTGACTTGGGCGCTGCGGCAAACTGGGCTTGCCGAACGTGTTCCGCCGGGTCGCCAGGGCCCCTCGGGCGAATCCTCAACCGTCCGTAGGATTACGGCGAAGCCGAAGAAAGGGGCAGGCCAGGTGGCAGGGCGACGCAAGGGCAGCAGGGACAGCAGCCGAAAGGAGAACTGCGGCGACATGTGCGCCGACAGCTGCTTCTGGAACCGTACGTGTTGCCCCGACATGTGGCTCGTCTCCCTTCTCCTCGTTGTCCTGCCCCGGGCGGCCGGACTCCCGAGGTCCGTTGGTGAAGACCCGGCGGCGCCCCGTCCGAGCGGCAGGGTGGCAGGCGCGCTGTATGAGGCCGTCCGGCGCTACCGCACAAAGGCCAGTCCACTGCTGCCCGCGTGCTGTCCCTACACGCCGAGCTGCTCCACCTACGCAGTCAAGGCGCTGCACCAACATGGTGCGCTGCGTGGTGGCCGGCTGGTTCTGGGGCGTCTCCTGCGGTGTCGGCCGGGAGCTGCCCAGCGGCGGGGAGGCCGCGATCCGGTGCCTGGCTGA
- a CDS encoding IS701 family transposase: MTPEEMDTVRTRLEAFAAEMLGSLARRDQRAKGELYLRGLMLDGKRKSMQPMAERLGVDHQQLQQFVASSTWDWAKVRERLARWAAAHISPEAYAIDDVGFPKDGYDSPGVARMYCGALGKRGNCQIGVSVNLVSDHASSAVNWRLFLPESWDDTKNTGDALLTGAIQRRRAKAAIPDSERHREKWRLALDMLDEVREGWELPDLPVVADAGYGDATGFREGLTERDLAYAVAVKGTTTAYPGDAVPERPPYSGQGRPPGPAYPGQHSTLRQLVLDTGRSAARTVTWRQGSKTTKHNPRAEMRSRFLALRVRPANRTIRRAVDGSLPECWLLAEWPPGAAEPTDYWLSTLPAETPLRELVRIAKIRWRVEHDYRELKDGLGLDHFEGRNFPGWHRHVTLASLAQAFCTMLRLDPKAPAPA, encoded by the coding sequence GTGACGCCCGAGGAGATGGACACGGTCCGCACACGCTTGGAGGCGTTCGCGGCGGAGATGCTCGGTTCTCTGGCCCGGCGGGATCAGCGAGCCAAGGGCGAGCTGTACCTGCGCGGGCTGATGCTGGACGGCAAGCGCAAGTCGATGCAGCCGATGGCCGAGCGCCTGGGCGTGGACCACCAGCAGCTCCAGCAGTTCGTGGCCTCCTCGACCTGGGACTGGGCCAAGGTCCGTGAGCGGCTGGCTCGTTGGGCTGCCGCTCACATCTCGCCGGAGGCGTACGCGATCGACGATGTGGGCTTTCCCAAGGACGGCTACGACTCACCGGGTGTGGCGCGGATGTACTGCGGTGCGCTGGGAAAGCGCGGCAACTGCCAGATCGGCGTCAGCGTCAATCTGGTCAGCGACCACGCTTCCTCGGCGGTCAACTGGCGCCTGTTTCTGCCCGAGAGCTGGGACGACACCAAGAACACCGGCGATGCGCTGCTGACCGGGGCGATCCAGCGCCGACGCGCCAAGGCGGCCATCCCCGACAGCGAGCGGCACAGGGAGAAGTGGCGCCTGGCCCTGGACATGCTCGACGAGGTCCGCGAGGGCTGGGAACTTCCTGACCTGCCGGTGGTCGCCGACGCCGGATACGGCGACGCGACCGGCTTCCGCGAGGGCCTGACCGAGCGCGACCTGGCCTACGCCGTCGCGGTCAAGGGCACCACCACCGCCTACCCGGGCGACGCCGTCCCCGAGCGCCCGCCCTACAGCGGCCAGGGCCGCCCGCCCGGACCGGCCTACCCCGGTCAGCACAGCACTCTGCGCCAACTCGTCCTGGACACAGGGCGATCGGCGGCACGAACCGTGACCTGGCGCCAGGGAAGCAAGACCACGAAGCACAATCCCCGCGCCGAGATGCGCTCGCGGTTCCTGGCACTGCGGGTCCGACCCGCAAACCGGACGATCCGCCGCGCCGTCGACGGCTCCCTGCCCGAGTGCTGGCTGCTGGCCGAATGGCCGCCCGGCGCCGCCGAGCCCACCGACTACTGGCTCTCCACCCTGCCTGCCGAGACCCCGCTGCGCGAACTGGTCCGCATCGCCAAGATCCGCTGGCGCGTTGAACACGACTACCGCGAGCTCAAGGACGGTCTGGGCCTGGACCACTTCGAGGGCCGCAACTTCCCCGGCTGGCACCGCCACGTCACCCTCGCCTCCCTCGCCCAGGCGTTCTGCACCATGCTCAGGCTCGACCCAAAAGCGCCTGCGCCGGCCTGA
- a CDS encoding outer membrane protein assembly factor BamB family protein has product MPVEMPGTGTHRTRYAIEVLAADANTGKQAWSAQVPLDDSLGFTKSVDLKIAAVENGIAIVVDGSDLMAIDLTTHKVLWSKTTVGVEAVIAVHDGVIAAVDLSELLEKRVYGLRVTDGKQVWTHNEGDSTVLSAGPRHLLITLGSDLAAHDTKLVDIGTGHLTATPDVATVPDLCSHDGRTTVVCGKFKAGQNGVFALDAESGKKLWELPTSDRNAPRFHSAWHGVVYTSLNSEGLMLDARTGQDRPTPIPQAPDLVNGFAGVFIQDDETGLGSEPQATAHRTSG; this is encoded by the coding sequence ATGCCGGTCGAGATGCCCGGCACTGGCACCCACCGTACGCGGTACGCCATCGAGGTGCTCGCCGCAGATGCGAACACCGGCAAGCAGGCGTGGAGCGCTCAGGTGCCCTTGGACGATTCGCTGGGTTTCACGAAGTCCGTGGACTTGAAGATCGCTGCCGTTGAAAACGGCATCGCGATCGTCGTCGACGGCAGCGACCTCATGGCCATCGACCTCACGACCCACAAGGTTCTCTGGAGCAAGACAACAGTCGGAGTGGAGGCGGTGATCGCTGTCCACGACGGCGTCATCGCAGCTGTCGATCTGAGCGAGTTACTCGAAAAACGGGTGTACGGACTGCGCGTGACGGACGGCAAGCAGGTGTGGACGCATAACGAAGGCGACTCGACCGTTCTCTCCGCCGGGCCGCGCCACCTCCTGATCACCCTGGGCAGTGACCTGGCCGCGCACGACACGAAGCTCGTGGACATCGGGACCGGGCATCTCACGGCGACCCCCGACGTGGCCACGGTTCCGGATCTGTGCTCCCACGACGGGAGAACGACGGTCGTCTGCGGCAAGTTCAAGGCGGGGCAGAATGGGGTGTTCGCGCTCGACGCGGAGTCCGGCAAGAAGCTCTGGGAACTCCCGACGAGCGATCGGAACGCCCCCCGCTTCCACTCGGCCTGGCACGGTGTCGTCTACACGTCGCTGAACTCCGAAGGCCTGATGCTGGATGCCCGCACAGGTCAGGATCGGCCCACCCCAATACCGCAGGCCCCCGACCTCGTCAATGGCTTCGCCGGTGTCTTCATACAGGACGACGAGACAGGCCTCGGCAGTGAGCCGCAGGCCACGGCGCACCGGACCAGCGGCTGA
- a CDS encoding ArsI/CadI family heavy metal resistance metalloenzyme codes for MSRVQLALRVPDLPASIAFYSKLFGTEPAKLRDGYANFAIADPPLKLVLIQGTPDEDTRMDHLGIEVDTTEAVHAATTRLADQGLATGVENDTICCYALQDKVWVHGPGQEPWEVYVVKADADSLAKQRTSTCCADAVAEAGPVEAGGCCP; via the coding sequence ATGTCCCGAGTACAGCTCGCACTGCGCGTCCCCGACCTTCCCGCCTCGATCGCCTTCTACAGCAAGCTCTTCGGCACCGAGCCGGCCAAACTGCGCGACGGCTACGCCAACTTCGCCATCGCCGACCCCCCGCTCAAACTCGTCCTCATCCAGGGCACACCGGACGAGGACACGCGCATGGACCACCTCGGCATCGAAGTCGACACCACCGAAGCCGTGCACGCCGCTACCACCCGCCTCGCCGACCAGGGGCTGGCGACCGGCGTCGAGAACGACACCATCTGCTGCTACGCACTCCAGGACAAGGTCTGGGTTCACGGCCCCGGCCAGGAACCGTGGGAGGTGTACGTCGTCAAGGCCGACGCCGACTCCCTGGCCAAACAGAGGACCAGCACCTGCTGCGCGGACGCCGTTGCCGAAGCAGGACCGGTCGAGGCCGGTGGCTGCTGCCCGTGA
- the sigJ gene encoding RNA polymerase sigma factor SigJ gives MSTRAEHGDDQIDPGLSAIMSERRRLINLAYRLLGSLADAEDAVQETYARWYALSAREQQAIESPGAWLMTVAGRICLNLLGSARARRETYVGDWIPEPLPEPTEWINGRSGADGSDPADRVTLDESVTMAFLVVLDSMTPAERVAFVLHDVFRYPFGEVAEIVGRTPAACRQLASSARRRIRTAQPAAGPVTGQAGIVRQFKTAWQAKDIDTLISLLDPGATATADGGGLAVTHLHPIVGGERIARAYAEIARVAGDRTTFLERTVNGTPGLAALQDGKLVTVFAFEVVGDRIRHIWAVRNPEKLQPWRFG, from the coding sequence ATGTCCACCAGAGCCGAGCACGGCGACGATCAGATTGATCCCGGCCTCAGCGCGATCATGAGCGAGCGGCGCCGGCTGATCAACCTCGCCTATCGGCTTCTCGGATCCCTCGCCGACGCTGAGGACGCCGTGCAGGAGACCTACGCCCGCTGGTACGCCCTGTCCGCACGTGAGCAGCAGGCCATCGAGTCGCCCGGTGCCTGGCTGATGACGGTCGCAGGCCGCATCTGCCTGAACCTGCTCGGCTCGGCGCGGGCCAGGCGGGAGACGTACGTGGGCGACTGGATCCCGGAGCCACTGCCCGAACCCACGGAGTGGATCAACGGGCGCTCCGGCGCCGACGGGAGCGATCCGGCCGATCGGGTCACCCTCGACGAGTCGGTGACGATGGCCTTCCTGGTCGTCCTCGATTCGATGACCCCGGCCGAGCGCGTCGCGTTCGTCCTGCACGACGTCTTCCGCTACCCCTTCGGCGAGGTCGCCGAGATCGTCGGCCGCACTCCGGCGGCATGCCGCCAACTGGCCTCGTCCGCCCGCCGTCGCATCCGAACCGCGCAGCCTGCGGCGGGCCCGGTTACCGGGCAGGCCGGCATCGTCAGGCAGTTCAAGACGGCGTGGCAGGCCAAGGACATCGACACCCTGATCAGCCTGCTCGACCCCGGCGCCACCGCGACCGCCGACGGCGGCGGGCTGGCAGTCACCCACCTGCACCCGATCGTGGGCGGTGAGCGGATCGCACGCGCCTACGCCGAGATCGCCCGTGTGGCGGGCGACCGCACCACGTTCCTGGAGCGCACGGTCAACGGCACGCCCGGCTTGGCAGCGCTGCAGGACGGCAAGCTCGTGACCGTATTCGCGTTCGAGGTCGTGGGCGACCGGATCAGACATATCTGGGCAGTGCGAAACCCCGAGAAACTCCAGCCCTGGCGGTTCGGCTGA
- a CDS encoding CapA family protein: MHDGVVTLFLGGDVMLGRGVDQILPHPGDPALREAYIRDAHAYVDLAEAASGPIPRPVGFRWPWGVALLVLADAAPDVRVVNLETAVTSDGDFAPGKSVHYRMSPANLPCLAAARPDVCALANNHVLDFGPRGLHETLDALAEAGLRTAGAGRDEVRARQPAIVPLGAGGRVLVFSFGMPSSGIPKDWAATGQRAGVNVLAEPSTAAAAAFADLLRQVRQQGDITVASVHWGPNWGYDVSRSEVRFAHALLDAGVDVVHGHSSHHPRPLEVYRERFILYGCGDLVDDYEGIGGYQSYRDDLRVLYLVSVEADTGRLIDARMVPLQARRMRLEHASPEDTEWLRAVLDRHSREFGTRVDGGPEGTLTLRPLRARHRTGSPHQL, encoded by the coding sequence GTGCACGATGGTGTGGTCACCCTGTTCCTCGGCGGGGACGTGATGCTCGGCCGGGGCGTCGATCAGATCCTCCCGCACCCCGGTGACCCGGCGCTGCGGGAGGCGTACATCCGCGACGCCCATGCCTACGTCGACCTGGCGGAGGCGGCGAGCGGGCCGATCCCCAGGCCGGTCGGATTCCGCTGGCCGTGGGGCGTGGCGCTGCTGGTCCTGGCTGACGCCGCGCCGGACGTGCGGGTGGTCAATCTGGAGACCGCCGTCACCAGTGACGGGGACTTCGCGCCCGGCAAGAGCGTTCACTACCGGATGAGCCCGGCCAATCTGCCGTGCCTGGCCGCGGCCCGGCCGGACGTCTGCGCGCTGGCCAACAACCATGTGCTCGACTTCGGCCCGCGCGGCCTCCACGAGACGCTCGACGCCCTGGCGGAGGCGGGACTGCGGACGGCGGGGGCAGGCCGGGACGAGGTGCGCGCGAGACAGCCGGCGATCGTCCCCCTGGGCGCCGGCGGGCGGGTGCTGGTTTTCTCCTTCGGGATGCCGTCCAGCGGGATCCCGAAGGACTGGGCCGCCACCGGGCAGCGGGCCGGTGTCAACGTCCTCGCGGAGCCTTCGACGGCAGCTGCGGCCGCGTTCGCAGACCTTCTTCGGCAGGTCAGACAACAGGGAGACATCACGGTCGCATCGGTCCACTGGGGCCCGAACTGGGGCTACGACGTCTCCCGCTCCGAGGTCCGCTTCGCCCATGCGCTCCTCGACGCAGGCGTGGACGTCGTGCACGGACATTCCTCGCACCACCCGCGCCCGCTGGAGGTGTACCGGGAGAGGTTCATCCTGTACGGCTGCGGCGACCTCGTCGACGACTATGAAGGCATCGGCGGCTACCAGAGCTACCGGGACGACCTGCGAGTGCTGTACCTGGTCTCGGTGGAGGCGGACACCGGCCGACTGATTGACGCGCGGATGGTGCCCTTGCAGGCACGCAGGATGCGGCTGGAACACGCCTCACCCGAGGACACCGAGTGGCTGCGCGCCGTCCTCGACAGACACAGCCGGGAGTTCGGCACCCGCGTCGACGGCGGGCCCGAAGGCACGCTCACGCTGCGGCCCCTGCGCGCCAGACATCGCACAGGCTCCCCGCACCAACTGTGA
- a CDS encoding IS701 family transposase: MGGDLAEVRSWAGELGAVQGRFLHRFGRSEPRESALAYMRGLVAPLQRKNGWTLAEEAGHAGPDRIHRLLNRIEWDADEVLDDVRDYVVEHLGDPGAVLIVDDTGFLKKGTGSAGVQRQYSGTAGRTENCQVGVFLAYAAPLGRTLIDRRLYLPASWTDDRERCRRAGIDDEVGFATKVAMAKEMVRRAIAGKIPFRWVTADAGYGYSKGWRSELEQADVFHVMATTRHDTVVTRWAIDHPVSDLFPALPRQKWKRRSCGQGSHGPRVYDWARVEVRPWHRPDRRHWVIARRSVARPQELSYYIAYGPADATLDELIHIAGSRWAIEECFQTAKQECGLDDYQVRRYPGWHRHITLAMAAHACLTVLRARQLDTGKAETDPPSSSTSASPRSDA; encoded by the coding sequence ATGGGTGGGGATCTTGCTGAGGTCAGGTCGTGGGCCGGTGAGTTGGGTGCGGTGCAAGGGCGGTTTCTTCACCGATTCGGCAGATCGGAGCCTCGTGAGTCAGCTCTTGCCTATATGCGGGGACTCGTAGCCCCGTTGCAGCGGAAGAACGGCTGGACGCTGGCCGAAGAAGCCGGCCACGCAGGTCCGGACCGCATCCACCGGCTGTTGAACCGGATCGAGTGGGACGCCGACGAGGTTCTGGACGATGTGCGTGACTACGTGGTCGAGCATCTCGGCGATCCTGGTGCGGTGCTGATCGTGGACGACACCGGCTTCCTGAAGAAGGGCACCGGTTCGGCCGGGGTGCAACGGCAGTACTCCGGCACCGCGGGCCGCACGGAGAACTGCCAGGTCGGTGTCTTCCTCGCCTATGCGGCCCCGCTCGGACGAACGCTGATCGACCGCCGTCTGTATCTGCCTGCCTCCTGGACGGACGACCGAGAGCGGTGCCGCCGGGCCGGCATTGACGACGAGGTCGGCTTCGCGACGAAGGTGGCGATGGCCAAGGAGATGGTCCGCCGCGCGATCGCCGGCAAGATCCCGTTCCGCTGGGTGACCGCAGATGCCGGCTACGGCTACAGCAAGGGCTGGCGCTCTGAGCTGGAACAGGCGGACGTCTTCCACGTCATGGCCACCACCCGCCACGACACGGTCGTCACCCGCTGGGCCATCGACCACCCCGTGAGCGATCTATTTCCCGCCCTGCCCCGGCAGAAATGGAAACGCCGCTCGTGCGGCCAGGGCTCCCACGGGCCCCGCGTCTATGACTGGGCACGCGTCGAAGTCCGCCCCTGGCACCGGCCCGACCGCCGGCATTGGGTGATCGCCCGTCGCAGCGTTGCCCGTCCCCAAGAGCTCTCCTACTACATCGCCTACGGCCCGGCCGACGCCACCCTGGACGAGCTGATCCACATCGCCGGGAGCCGCTGGGCGATCGAGGAATGCTTCCAGACCGCGAAGCAGGAGTGCGGCCTGGACGACTACCAGGTCCGCCGCTACCCCGGCTGGCACCGCCACATCACCCTGGCCATGGCCGCCCACGCCTGCCTCACCGTCCTGCGGGCCCGCCAGCTCGACACCGGGAAAGCAGAAACGGATCCTCCCAGCTCATCCACCTCAGCCTCGCCGAGATCAGACGCCTGA
- a CDS encoding IS110 family transposase, with the protein MPQPTLPAQRAAQPAEDVILGVDTHKDVHVAAVITVLGALLAHQEFPTTAAGYRQLLAWARSFGILHRAGVECTGSYGSALARFLQQENIQVIEVNQPDRATRRKRGKTDAVDADAAARAVLSGRATTTPKTGNGPAADLRVLRLAKESAIKARTQAMNQLKAVLLGVDPVLRESMSGLRNPALIARCADGLADSDDAAVFTLRLLARRIQHLTCEVKELARRVTQAVREHRPQLLELVGVGPDSAAALLIAAGDNPDRIATEVSFAALCGVSPVEQSSGKTQRRRLNRGGNRQANAALYRIVMTRIRWDDRTRSYLERRTKQGMSKREIIRCLKRYVAREIYRHIQPKMAAPTPPPQLDET; encoded by the coding sequence ATGCCCCAGCCGACGCTGCCCGCACAGCGGGCAGCGCAGCCCGCGGAGGACGTGATCCTCGGGGTAGATACGCACAAGGACGTGCACGTCGCTGCAGTGATCACCGTGCTCGGCGCACTGCTGGCTCACCAGGAGTTCCCGACCACCGCTGCCGGATACCGTCAACTCCTCGCCTGGGCACGCTCCTTCGGCATCCTGCACCGTGCCGGAGTGGAGTGCACCGGATCCTACGGATCGGCCCTGGCACGGTTCCTGCAGCAGGAGAACATCCAGGTCATCGAGGTCAACCAGCCTGATCGTGCCACCCGGCGCAAGCGGGGCAAGACCGACGCCGTCGACGCGGACGCCGCTGCCCGCGCGGTCCTGTCCGGACGCGCCACCACCACACCCAAGACCGGTAATGGCCCGGCCGCCGACCTGCGCGTCCTCAGACTGGCCAAGGAATCGGCCATCAAGGCCCGCACCCAGGCGATGAACCAGCTCAAGGCCGTACTCCTGGGCGTCGATCCCGTACTCCGCGAGTCCATGTCTGGCCTCAGGAACCCGGCGCTGATCGCGCGGTGCGCGGACGGCCTTGCCGACAGCGACGACGCAGCCGTGTTCACCCTTCGCCTCCTGGCCCGCCGCATCCAGCACCTGACCTGCGAGGTCAAGGAGCTCGCCCGCCGAGTCACCCAGGCCGTCCGCGAACACCGCCCGCAGCTGCTGGAACTCGTCGGCGTCGGGCCGGACAGTGCCGCAGCCCTCCTCATCGCCGCCGGCGACAACCCCGACCGGATTGCCACCGAGGTGTCATTCGCCGCTCTGTGCGGCGTCAGCCCGGTTGAACAATCTTCCGGCAAGACCCAGCGCCGACGGCTCAACCGCGGCGGGAACCGGCAGGCCAACGCCGCCCTCTACCGCATCGTCATGACCCGCATACGCTGGGACGACCGCACCCGCTCCTACCTGGAACGACGCACCAAACAAGGCATGTCGAAGCGCGAGATCATCCGCTGCCTCAAACGCTACGTCGCCCGCGAAATCTACCGCCACATCCAGCCGAAGATGGCCGCCCCAACTCCTCCTCCGCAACTTGACGAAACATAG